A stretch of Ipomoea triloba cultivar NCNSP0323 chromosome 11, ASM357664v1 DNA encodes these proteins:
- the LOC115997323 gene encoding ras-related protein Rab7-like: MASRRRMLLKVIILGDSGVGKTSLMNQYVNRKFSNQYKATIGADFLTKEVHFDDRMYTLQIWDTAGQERFQSLGVAFYRGADCCVLVYDVNVMKSFENLSNWREEFLIQASPSDPENFPFVVLGNKIDVDGGNSRVIPEKKAKAWCASKGNIPYFETSAKEGFNVDAAFQCIAKNALKKEPEEEVYLPDTIDIGGGHLQRSTGCEC, translated from the exons ATGGCGTCTCGCAGGCGTATGCTCCTCAAGGTCATAATCCTCGGTGATAGCGG GGTTGGAAAGACGTCACTGATGAACCA GTATGTGAATCGCAAGTTCAGCAATCAATACAAAGCTACCATTGGAGCGGATTTCCTGACAAAAGAAGTTCATTTTGATGATAGGATGTACACATTGCAG ATATGGGATACAGCTGGACAGGAACGGTTCCAAAGTCTTGGTGTGGCTTTTTACCGAGGAGCAGATTGCTGTGTTCTGGTATATGATGTCAACGTCATGAAATCTTTTGAGAATCTATCCAACTGGCGGGAAGAATTTCTTATCCAG GCCAGTCCCTCTGATCCTGAGAACTTCCCCTTTGTTGTTTTGGGGAATAAGATAGATGTTGATGGTGGCAATAGTCGGGTG ATTCCTGAGAAGAAAGCCAAGGCATGGTGTGCTTCCAAGGGAAACATACCTTACTTTGAGACATCTGCTAAGGAAGGGTTTAATGTGGATGCAGCTTTCCAATGTATAGCCAAAAATGCTCTCAAGAAAGAACCAGAAGAAGAAGT ATATCTGCCGGACACCATTGATATTGGTGGTGGGCATCTACAAAGATCAACAGGATGTGAATGCTGA